CGCCGCCGGCTTCGACCGACTCCGCGCCGCCTTCACCTAACCAGCCGCGACCCCGCATCGCCCCAGCAGAACAACACCCGGCCCGTGGAACCGGCGCCCACCCCAGGCGACAACCGGGCCACCGCCCTACCCCCCACCCCCCAAACAACCCAACCACACCCCACAACACCCCACCACGGCCACACCACCACCCCACGTGAACAATCGAGGTTAACGTGATCAACGGGTCAGGCCCAGAGCTGGCCCTCGAGCGCGGCGGCGGCCTCCTCGAGGGTGCCGGCGTACGCGCCGGTCGAGAGGTACTTCCAGCCACCGTCGGCGACCACGAACGCGATCTCGGCGCGCTCGCCGGCCCTGACGCACCGCTCGGCGATGCCGAGCGCGACGTGCAGGGCGGCGCCGGTCGAGATGCCGGCGAAGATGCCCTCGTCCGACACCAGCTCCCTGGTGCGGCGTAGGGCGTCGTACGGGCCGACGTTGTGGCGTCCGGACAGGACGCTCTCGTCGTACAGCTCGGGCACGAAGCCCTCGTCGAGGTTGCGCAGGCCGTAGACGAGCTCGCCGTACCGAGGCTCGGCGGCGATGATCCTGATGTCCGGGACCTTCTCGCGCAGGAACCTGCCCACGCCCATCAGCGTGCCGGTGGTGCCCAGGCCGGCGACGAAGTGCGTGATGCCCGGCAGGTCGGCGAGCACCTCGGGGCCGGTGCCCTCGTAGTGCGCCTGCCAGTTGGCCGGGTTGCCGTACTGGTAGAGCATCACCCAGTCGGGGTGCTCGGCGGCGAGACCCTTCGCCACGCGCACGGCCTCGTTGGAGCCGCCCGCAGCGGGCGACGGGACGATCTCGGCGCCCCACATGGTGAGCAGCTGCCGGCGTTCCTCCGACGTGTTCTCCGGGAGCACGCAGACGAGCCGGTAGCCGCGGAGCCGGCACACCATCGCCAGCCCGATGCCGGTGTTGCCCGACGTCGGCTCGAGGACGGTGCGGCCGGGCTCCAGCAGCCCGTCGCGCTCGGCCGCCTCGATCATCGCCAGCGCCACCCGGTCCTTGACCGAGCCGGTCGGGTTGCGGTCCTCGAGCTTCGCGTACAGGCGCACGTCACCTGCGGGCGAGAGCCTGGTGAGCTCGACGAGCGGGGTGCCGCCGATGCTGTCGAGCAGGGAGCGCGTGGCCACCGCAGACCCGCTCAGCGGCCGCCGCCGGCCACGGCCGGCAGGACGGTCACGGTGTCACCGTCGTCGAGCGGCGTGTCGAGCCCGCCGGTGAAGCGGACGTCCTCGTCGTTGCGGTAGAGGTTGACGAACCGGCGCAGGCCCTGGTCGTCGACAAGACGCTCGCGCAGGCCGGGATGCCGGGCCTCCAGGTCGTCGAGCAGCTCGCCCAGCGTGCCGCCCGCCCCGGGGACGGCCTTCTCGCCGCCGGTGTGAGTGCGCAGGATGGTCGGGATGCGAACCTCGATGGCCATGGCCAGGATCTCCTGTGGGTTCTCGTACGGGTCCTCAGCGACAACCTCTGAGGTGAGCGGATTCATTCCGTCGCGTCGGCCGACGCCACCACGCTGACGTCCTCCTCGGTGACCACGGCGTCCACGATGCGATACGACCGGACCTCGACCGTGTCCTCGTCCCTCGTGGAGACGAGCACGTAGTGCGCCCCCGGCTCCATCGCGAGCGAGATGTCCGTGCGGGACGGGTACGCCTCGGTCGAGGTGTGGGAGTGGTAGATGACGACCGGCTCCTCGTCGCGGTCGTCCATCTCGCGCCAGACCGCCAGCTGCTCCTGGGGGTCGAACCGGAAGAACGTCGGCGAGCGCTCCGCGTTGGTCATCGGTACGAACCGTCGCGGGCTGTCCGAGCCGGCGGGCCCGGCGACGATGCCGCAGGCCTCGTCCGGGTGGTCGCGCCGCGCGTGCGCGACGATCGCGTCATACGTGGCCTGGTCGATGGTCAGCACGAGACGAGCGTACCCGGAGCGGGTACGTGTCAGAGATCACGCATGAGCGCCTCGATCAGCGTCTGCTGCAGGTAACCGAGCCAGTCGTAGACGTACCACGCCTGCTTGCGCGGGTCGTCGTCCGAGAGCAGCGAGAACGCGAGCTCGTGGTCCTCGGTCACCTCGAGCCGCACGCCGAAGGTCAGGCGCAGGTCGTTGAGCACGCTGAGCCAGGCCTGACCCTGCTCGGGTGTGAGGTCGATCTTGCCGCCATCGCCGAGGGAGTCGCGCGCGACGGTCGCCGCGTTCGCCTTGCCGGCGCGCAGGTCACCCTCGGTGTACCTGCGGAAGTCCTGCGACGACTCGTCGTCGTCGCTGTAGCCATCGGGCAGCAGGCGCGCGAGTGCCGGGTCGTCGGGCTTCTTGCGGTCGTCGACGTTGCCGAACGCCTGGGCGAGCGGATCGTCGCCGACCAGGCGTTCGCCGTCGTCGAGCATCTCGATGAGCTCGCGGAACAGCGTGTGCAGGACGCCGGCCTCGCCCGGCTCGAACACCACGGTCAGGTGCCCGCCGCGCCGTCGATGGAATCCGGAGCTCACCCTCGTGCTCGCCTCACTTGTCGTGCTGCAGGGTCGCCCAGAGTCCGTAGCCGTGCATGGCCGTCACGTCGCGCTCCATCTCCTCCCGCGTGCCCGAGGACACTACCGCCCGACCCTTGTGGTGGACGTCCATCATCAGTTTCTCCGCGTGCTCGCGCGGATAGCCGAAGTAGTTCTGGAAGACGTACGTGACGTACGACATCAGGTTGACCGGGTCGTTCCATACGATCGTCACCCACGGCAGGTCGGGCTCGACGACGGAGTCGGACTCCGGTTTCTCGACCTCGACGGGAGCGACACTCACCGTCCCATCGTGACACGCCGGACCCCGCCGGCCGGGGCACGGTCCACCGGCCTCGTCCTAAGCTGCCACCCGTGAAGGCACCCAGCACCGCGCTGATGACCGACCAGTACGAGCTGACGATGCTCATGTCGGCCCTGCGTGACGGGACGGCCGCGCGGCGTTGCGTCTTCGAGCTCTTCGCGCGGCGGCTGCCGGGCAACCGCCGCTACGGCGTCGTCGCGGGCACGGGGCGGTTCCTCGACCAGCTCCGCCGGTTCCGCTTCGACGATGATGCCCTTCGGTTCCTCGCCGACGAGGCGATCGTCGACGAGACGACCCGCGACTGGCTGGCGTCCTTCCGGTTCGGCGGCGACATCTGGGGATATCCCGAGGGCGAGGCCTTCTTCCCCGGCTCCCCGCTGCTCGTGGCGGAGGGGACGTTCGCCGAGGCGGTGCTCCTCGAGACGCTCGCGCTGAGCGTCTTCAACCACGACTGCGCGATCGCCGGCGCCGCGTCGCGCATGGTCACCGCGGCGGGTGGCCGTCCCGTCATCGAGATGGGGTCGCGACGCACGCACGAGGAGGCGGCGGTCGCGTGCGCGCGCGCCGCCTACCTCGCCGGGTTCGCGTCGTCGTCCAACCTCGAGGCGAGGCGCAGGTACGGGGTGCCGACCGCGGGCACCGCGGCGCATGCCTTCGTGCTGCTGCACGACACCGAGCGCGACGCGTTCCGTGCCCAGGTCGAGGCCCTGGGCGCGGGCACCACGATCCTGGTCGACACCTACGACGTCCGCGAGGCCGTCCGCACCGCGGTCGAGGTCGCGGGCACCGCGCTGGGTGCGATCCGGATCGACTCGGGCGACCTGCTGACGCTCGCCGGTCAGGTGCGCACGGAGCTCGATGAGCTCGGTGCGACGGGCACGAGGATCGTCGTGTCCGGTGACCTCGACGAGCACCAGATCGCCGCACTGGCGGTCACGGCCGCGGACGCGTACGGCGTCGGCACGTCCCTCGTCACGGGTTCGGGTGCGCCGACCGCGGAGCTCGTCTACAAGCTCGTCGCCCGCGCCGGGGGCGACGACGCGGGCGCGCCGCTGCGCCCGGTCGCGAAGCGCTCGATCGGCAAGCCCACCCACGGGGGACGGAAGTGGGCGTTCCGGCGCACCAACGGCGCCGGGGTCGCGGACGCCGAGCTGCTCTGCACCGACCCGGCACAGGCCGGCGACGACGCCAGGCCGCTGCTCGTCCCCCTCGTCAAAAGCGGCGAAATCGTGTGGAATGGCACACTCGACGAGGCGCGCACCCGGCGCCGCAACTCGTTGGCCGGCCTGCCGCCGACGGCGGTGCAGCTGTCCCAGGGCGAGCCGGCGATCCCCACGTACTACGTGGAAGGCTGAAGAGGGGGTACCAACGATGGCCAAGGCTCTCGTCATCGTCGACGTGCAGAACGACTTCTGCGAGGGCGGCGCGCTCGCAGTCGCCGGCGGCAGCGACGTCGCCGCCGCGATCACCGACCTGATCGTGCAGCGCCGGTCCGACTACGCGCAGGTCGTCGCGACCCGCGACAACCACATCGACCCCGGCTCGCACTTCTCCGACGAGCCCGACTACGTCGACTCCTGGCCGCGACACTGCGTCGCGGGCTCCCCCGGCGCCGAGTTCCACCCCGCGCTCGACGCCTCCCGGGTCGACGCCGTCTTCAACAAAGGCGAGTTCACCGCCGGCTACAGCGGCTTCGAGGGCGAGACCCACGACGCCGAACCGCTCGACGAGTGGCTGCACGACCGCGACGTCGACACCCTCGACGTCGTCGGCATCGCCACCGACCACTGCGTGCGCGCCACCGCCGCCGACGCCGCCCGCGCCGGGTTCACCACGAGGGTGCTGCTCGACCTCACCGCGGGCGTCTCACGCGAGACCACCGACAAGGCGCTCGACGAGCTCCGCGCCGCCGGCGTCGAGCTGGCCGGCACCCCCGTGCTGCGCACCTGACCGACCACCGCACCGCTGGGGTCCCCGCCCGTGGTTCCCACCCCCGCTGGGGTCCCCAACGGTGGCCCGCACCCCCGCTGGGGTCCCCAACGGTGATGCCCGCCCGCCGGGGTCCCCAGCAGGTGCTCGCACCCCCGCCGGGGTCCCGGGCTAGTCGAGGGCGCGGCCGGAGAGGTGCTCGACGATGTCGAGCAGCGCCGTGTGGTCGAGGTCGCCCTTGCCCTGCGCCACGAGCGAGCCGACCAGCTGCGCCACGGCCGTCCCGAGCGGGAGCGCGACGCCGGCCTCCCGCGCCGCCGCCTGGACGATACCGAGGTCCTTGTGGTGCAGCTCGAGCCGGAAGCCCGGCCGGAAGTCGCGGGCCAGCATGGCCGGCGCCTTTCGGTCGAGCACGGCGCTGCCCGCGAGGCCGCCGGAGAGCACGCGTACCGCCGCCTCGGTGTCGACGCCGTGTGCCTCGAGGAAGACCAGCGCCTCGGCGACGAGGCCGAGGGTGCCCGCCGCGATGAGCTGGTTGGCGGCCTTCACCGTCTGGCCCGCGCCGTGCGGCCCGACGTGCACGATGGTCTTGCCGACCGCGTCGAACACCTCGCCCGCCGCGGCGAAGTCGACCTGGTCGCCGCCCACCATGATGGCCAGCGTGCCGTCGATCGCGCCCTGGTCGCCGCCGCTGACAGGCGCGTCGAGCACCCGCACGTCGCGCTCACGTCCCGCCTCCGCCACGGTCCGCGCCGTGTCGGGCCTGATCGTGCTGCAGTCGACGAGGAGCAGGCCGGGGTCGGCGTTGGCGAACACGCCGTCGTCACCGAGGACCACCGCCTCGACGTCCGGTGAGTCGGGGAGCATCGTGACGACGACGTCCGCACCGCGCGTGGCCTCGGCGATCGACGACGCCGCGCGCCCGCCCTCCTCGACGAGGCGGTCGACCTTGGCCCTGCTCCTGTTGTAGCCGACGACGTCGAAGCCGGCGCGGACGAGGTTGGCGGCCATCGGGCCGCCCATGATGCCGAGGCCGATGAATCCGACGGTCTTCATGCACTTCCTCCGAGATGGTGGACGGTCAGTCGCCGGCTGCCCGGCGATCACGGGGCAGCCAGTCGAAGCTGTCGGCGGTCGGCCCGGCGGGGACGTATTCCAGTCCGACCCAGCCGGTGTATCCGGACCGTTCGAGCAGCGCCAGCCGACCGTCGACGTCGAGCGCACCGGTGCCCGGCTGGTGCCGGCCGGGAGCGTCGGCGACCTGCACGTGCCCGACGCGGTGCGCGTGGCGGGCGATCGCGTCGTCGAGGTCGACGCCGTTGACGCTCAGGTGGTAGAGGTCGGCGAGCAGGCGCACCTCGCCGGCGCCGCCGTCCGCCGTCACCCGGTCGATCACGGCGACCGCGTCGTCCGCGGTCTTCAGCGGGTACGCCGCCACGCCGCTGACCGGTTCGACGAGCACCACGCCGCCGTGCTCGCCGACGGCGCGTGCGGCGTACGCGAGGCTCTCCGCCGCGAGGTCGTCCTGCCTCGCGGTGTCCTCGCCCGCGATGCGGTTGCCGTACAGCGCGTTGAACGCGCGGCATCCGGTGACCTGGCCGATCCCGGCGACGACGTCGGCGTTGGCACGGAACTCCGCCTCGCGGCCGGGCCACGAGAGCACCCCGCGATCGCCGGCCGGCATGTCGCCGGCGAAGAAGTTGAGGCCCACCAGCCGCACCCCGGCATCACCGATCGCCGTGACGAACGCGTCGACGTCGCGCTCGGCCGGCACCGGTTCGGCGAACGGCCACCAGAACTCCACCGCGTCGAATCCCGCCGTCTTGGCAGCGGCGGGACGTTCGAGCAGCGGCAGCTCGGTGAAGAGGATCGAGCAGTTGACGTCGAACGGGAGCCGGTGACCCGTCATCGTTGCCTCCCGGCGACCGTCAGCCGACGTGGACGCTCGCCAGCGTGCCCGCGGACTGCAGCGCCTGCTGGACGCCTTCGCCCGCGGTCTTCACCGCCTTCTTCACCTTGCTCAGGCCGATGAGCCCACCGGCGGCGCCGGTGGTCGACTGGACGAGCCTGAGCACCGCACCGTCCGCGTTGGTCGCGACGGTGACACCGAGCCGGATGTGCGGCGAGAACGCGCCGAAGAGCGCCACCTTGCCCGTGCTGCCGACCTCCGCGGTCGCCGACCACTCGGAGTCCTTGCTGACCGTGTACTTCTGGTCGCCGAGCACCTTCAGCGCGGTGTCGAACGCCGCCCTCGGGTCACCCGACAGGTGGTAGGTATACGTCGCCATGGCGCCGATCTTCGCATACCGCGGCGGGCGCGGGCCCGCTCAGGCGCGGTAGGCCGCCCACTGGTTGGTCATCCGGGTCGACTGCCCCGGCGTGAACTCGTACATGCACGCGTCGTAGGTGTAGTCCATGAAGTTGTGGATCGGGTCCGCCCCGGTGGCAGGACAGGTGTCGCGGCCCGTCGGGCACTCGAACGCGGGCTCGCCCTCCGCCGCCGTGTCGCTCACCGCGTCACCCGGGCTTGCGCAGCCGTTCTCGAACGTGTGGTACAGCCCGAGCCAGTGACCCACCTCGTGCGTGCCCGTGTCGCCCTTGTCGTAGTTGGTCAACGCGCCGCCCGGCAGCGACTCGTAGTGGACGACGACGCCGTCGTCCTTCGGGTTGCCGGCGTACCACGCGGGGAACGTCGCCCAGCCGAGCAGGCCGTCGCCGAGGTTGGCGGTGTAGAGGTTGAGCGCGGCCGCGCCGCCCCTGCGGAGCTTCCTCTTCATCGCGGCTTCCTCGGCCGAGTCGTAGTCGAGGCCGAACCACGCCTTGCTCTTGGTGCGGTCGGTGCCCGCGAGCCGGAACGCGAACTGCGTGGCGGCACCACCGGTGCTGCCGGCGTAGGCGTCGTTGAGCACCTTGACCTGGCTGTTGATCCTGCTCTTGGTGAGGTTGCCCTTGGTGCCGGAGTAGATGACGTGCACGTAGACGTCGACCGTCACTGTCGCGGCCGTCACGGAGGCGCCGCCCTTCTTCGCCAGCTTCGCGGAGAAGTCGCGTTCCATGGCCGCCTGCTTCGCGGCGCTGACGTCGTCGGGTTCGCGGACCTCCGCGCCGTGCGCCACGCGAGCGGCGCTCGCCGGAGCGCAGGCACGCGCGTCGTCGCCCGTCGCGGCGGCGGCGCCGGTCGAGCCGCCGGCCGCGGGGACCAGGGCACTCAGGACGAGGGCGGACGCACCCGCCAGGACATGGAACACCCTGCGCCGCATGTGGTTCTCCGTTCCGACCGGCCCGCCTCAGCCGGATCGGCGGGACCCTGCGGACCGTACTGCGTCACGGAGCGACGACGTAAGCGCTACGGAGAACTACGACGAACGGTGACCGCGTCACGAAGCGCGGTACGCCTGCCACTGCTTGCCGATGCGGTCGGCCTGCCCCGCGGTGAACTCGTTCATGCACTGGTCGTACACGTAGTTCATGAAGTTGTGGACCGAGTCGTTGCCCGGCGCGGTAGCGCAGCTGTCCCTGCTGGTCGGGCACTCGTACGCCGCGGTCGCCTCGGCCGGGGTGTCGGCGACGTGGTCGCCCTCACCGGTGCAGCCACCCTCGAACGTGTGGTAGAGCCCGAGCCAATGCCCGATCTCGTGCGTGGCAGTGTCGCCCTCGTCGTAGTCGGCCGTCGAGCCGCCCGGCAGAGTGGAGTACAGCACCACCACACCGTCGCTCTTCTTGTGCTTCTCGTACCACGACGGCATGGTCGCCCAGCCGAGCAGGCCGCCGGCGGGCTCGGCGATGTAGAGGTTGAGGTCGGAGGCGCCACCCCGGCGCAACTTCTTCTTCATCGACCTCTCCGCCGAGCTGTTCGGCTTCGCCGTGGCCCACGTGGAGTTGTCGGTGCGGTCGGTGCCGGCGAGCGAGAAGCTCACCGATGTCGCGTCGCCTCCGGTCTTGCCGGAGTACGAGTCGTTCAGCACCTTGATCTGCTCGGTGATCTGCGCCTTGCCGACGTTGCCCGTGCCGCCGTCGTGGACGACGTGGACGTACACGTCGACCTTGATGGCCGCCGCGCGCACCTGCACGCCCTGGTGCCGCATGTCGCGCTGCCGCCGCTGGAAGTCCAGCTCCATCGCGGCCTGCCTCGCCTCGGTGAGCAGCCGCGGCTCGCGGACCTTGGCGCCGATCGGCACCCGGGCCGTGCCGGACGGGGCGCAGTGCGCGGACGACCCGTCCGCCGACCTGCTCACCGACGCGGCGGCGTCGCCGCCGTCGCGCTGACCGGCCGGCAGGAGGGCACTGCACGCGATGACCGCGGCAGCCGCGAGCAGGGGAAACGTCCTTCGCCGCATCGTTCACTCCTCGAAAAATCGACGCTCCACCCCTGGCCGGCAGAGCAGGCACCGCCCACGAAACTACTGTGTGTCGTCATTCGGGCACACAGCGGGGGCGGACGACACGAGGGCCCGCCCCGCACGGGGTGAGCCCTCGGTCTCGGTCCTGCGGGCCGCGCTAACCGCGGTACGCCGCCCACTGGTCGGCCATGCGGGTGGCCTGACCTGCGGTGAACTCGGTCATGCAGCTGTCGTAGGTGTAGTCCATGAAGTTGTGGATCGGGTCGGCACCCTCGGCGGGACAGGTGTCGCGTCCCGTCGGGCACTCGTACGCCGGCTCGGCCTCCGCCGCGGTGTCGTCGACCTCGTCACCGCCGGAGCAGCCGTCCTGGAACGTGTGGTAGAGCCCGAGCCAGTGCCCCACCTCGTGCGTGGCGGTGTCGCCCTCGTCGTAGTTCTCGGCACCCTGACCCGGGAGCGAGGTGTTCAGCACGACGACGCCGTCGTCCTGCGGGTCGCCCTCGTACCACTCGGGGAAGGTCGCCCAGCCGAGCAGGCCACCGCCGAGGTTGGCGGTGTAGAGGTTGAGGTCGCCCTTGTCGCCCTTGCGCAGGGCGCTCTTCATGTCCGTCTCGGCCTTGGTGTCGGGCTGCACCGTGTACCACTCGGCGTTGTCAGTGCGGTCGGTGCCGGCCAGCTGGAACGAGAAGTCGGTTGCGCCGTACGCCCCGTTGAGCACGTCGATCTGGTCGGCGATCGCCGCGTCGGAGAGGTCACCCTCGGCGCCGTCGGTGACGACGTGCACGTAGACGTCGACCGTCGCCGCGGCGGCGGTGACCGTCGTGCCACGCGCCGCCAGCCGCTTGGTGAAGTCCCTCTCCATCGCGTTGCGCTCGGCCTTGGAGACCTGGTTCGGTTCGTGCGCATGGGAGCCGTGGGCCACGCGAGCACCGGAGCTCACGTCGGCACAGGCCGCCGACGTGGTCACTTCGCTGCTCGCTTGCGCGCCGGCGGGGAGCAGTCCGGCGAGCACCAGGGCCGAGGCACCTGCGAGCGCGTAGACAGACGTTCGCTGCATGGGTTCCTCCGTCCGCGTCGCGCCGCCCGGGCGGCCGCGCGATCAACCCCGCGAAGTTACTCGAGGTGACGAGACGTGCGGAACCCGTGATGCGCTGCGTGAGGTCTCGACGGAACGTCCGTGCGGGATACTCACACAGTGTCGCGTTCGTGCGCGCATGCGCGGGTCCGGCAGCGGATCAGGACTCGTCGTCGCCGCCGCCCTTCGGCAGCGACTCCCAGATCTCCTTGCACTCCGGGCAGACGGGGAAGCGGCTCGGGTCGCGACTGGGGACCCAGACCTTCCCGCACAGCGCCACGAGCGGGGTACCCGTCACGGACGACTCGACGATGCGGTCCTTGCGCACGTAGTGCGCAAACCGTTCGTGGTCGCCGTCGCCGTGCGACAGCTTGGCGTCGGTGTCGCCCTCGGGTATGACCGTCGTCTGTCCGGATGTCTCCACGCCACAACCCTACCGATCCCGGCGACGGCACGCCGCCGGTCAGTTCTGGGTCGGGTCCTCGGGGAACGTGGCCAGCAGGGCGAGGTCACCCGGCTGGCGGCGCAGCACGTCGCGCCACAGGCGTGCCGGCTCCCCGGTGAACGGGTCACCGGGGCTCGCCTCGACCACATACCAGGAACCCTCGTCGATCTCGCCCTCGAGCTGCCCGGCCGACCAGCCCGCGTAGCCCGCGAAGATGCGCAGTGAGCTCAGCTCCGCCGCGAGGACCTCCGGCGGCGCGTCGAGGTCGACGAGCCCGAGACCACGGGACCGGTCCGTGGAGATCCGCCGCCAGCCGAGCGGCTCCTCCTCGTCGTTCGCCGGCGCCGACACCCCACCCACCGCGAGCGCGCTGTCGAGCGCCACCGGGCCGCCCTGGAACATCACCTGCGGACCGCTCGTCAGCTCGCCCCACGGCTCGAGGACGTCGGACACCGGCACCTGGGTGGGACGGTTCAGCACGACGCCGAGGGTGCCCGACGGCTCGTTCTCGACGACCAGCACGACCGTACGGCCGAAGTTGGGGTCACTGAGCAGGGGTGTCGCGACGAGCAGGCTGCCGGTGAGGTCCACGGGTCCATGATGCTGCCAGAAGCAGTCCGAGCGCAGCACCCGCGACATCCGCGACCGCATCCCACGGACTCCCCGACCTGCCGGGGAGGACGAGGGCCTGCACGAGCT
This Streptosporangiales bacterium DNA region includes the following protein-coding sequences:
- a CDS encoding cysteine synthase, with the translated sequence MATRSLLDSIGGTPLVELTRLSPAGDVRLYAKLEDRNPTGSVKDRVALAMIEAAERDGLLEPGRTVLEPTSGNTGIGLAMVCRLRGYRLVCVLPENTSEERRQLLTMWGAEIVPSPAAGGSNEAVRVAKGLAAEHPDWVMLYQYGNPANWQAHYEGTGPEVLADLPGITHFVAGLGTTGTLMGVGRFLREKVPDIRIIAAEPRYGELVYGLRNLDEGFVPELYDESVLSGRHNVGPYDALRRTRELVSDEGIFAGISTGAALHVALGIAERCVRAGERAEIAFVVADGGWKYLSTGAYAGTLEEAAAALEGQLWA
- a CDS encoding molybdopterin synthase sulfur carrier subunit, with product MAIEVRIPTILRTHTGGEKAVPGAGGTLGELLDDLEARHPGLRERLVDDQGLRRFVNLYRNDEDVRFTGGLDTPLDDGDTVTVLPAVAGGGR
- a CDS encoding peptidase; translated protein: MLTIDQATYDAIVAHARRDHPDEACGIVAGPAGSDSPRRFVPMTNAERSPTFFRFDPQEQLAVWREMDDRDEEPVVIYHSHTSTEAYPSRTDISLAMEPGAHYVLVSTRDEDTVEVRSYRIVDAVVTEEDVSVVASADATE
- a CDS encoding DUF2017 family protein yields the protein MSSGFHRRRGGHLTVVFEPGEAGVLHTLFRELIEMLDDGERLVGDDPLAQAFGNVDDRKKPDDPALARLLPDGYSDDDESSQDFRRYTEGDLRAGKANAATVARDSLGDGGKIDLTPEQGQAWLSVLNDLRLTFGVRLEVTEDHELAFSLLSDDDPRKQAWYVYDWLGYLQQTLIEALMRDL
- the clpS gene encoding ATP-dependent Clp protease adapter ClpS is translated as MSVAPVEVEKPESDSVVEPDLPWVTIVWNDPVNLMSYVTYVFQNYFGYPREHAEKLMMDVHHKGRAVVSSGTREEMERDVTAMHGYGLWATLQHDK
- a CDS encoding nicotinate phosphoribosyltransferase; this encodes MTDQYELTMLMSALRDGTAARRCVFELFARRLPGNRRYGVVAGTGRFLDQLRRFRFDDDALRFLADEAIVDETTRDWLASFRFGGDIWGYPEGEAFFPGSPLLVAEGTFAEAVLLETLALSVFNHDCAIAGAASRMVTAAGGRPVIEMGSRRTHEEAAVACARAAYLAGFASSSNLEARRRYGVPTAGTAAHAFVLLHDTERDAFRAQVEALGAGTTILVDTYDVREAVRTAVEVAGTALGAIRIDSGDLLTLAGQVRTELDELGATGTRIVVSGDLDEHQIAALAVTAADAYGVGTSLVTGSGAPTAELVYKLVARAGGDDAGAPLRPVAKRSIGKPTHGGRKWAFRRTNGAGVADAELLCTDPAQAGDDARPLLVPLVKSGEIVWNGTLDEARTRRRNSLAGLPPTAVQLSQGEPAIPTYYVEG
- a CDS encoding isochorismatase family protein; translated protein: MAKALVIVDVQNDFCEGGALAVAGGSDVAAAITDLIVQRRSDYAQVVATRDNHIDPGSHFSDEPDYVDSWPRHCVAGSPGAEFHPALDASRVDAVFNKGEFTAGYSGFEGETHDAEPLDEWLHDRDVDTLDVVGIATDHCVRATAADAARAGFTTRVLLDLTAGVSRETTDKALDELRAAGVELAGTPVLRT
- a CDS encoding 2-hydroxy-3-oxopropionate reductase, which produces MKTVGFIGLGIMGGPMAANLVRAGFDVVGYNRSRAKVDRLVEEGGRAASSIAEATRGADVVVTMLPDSPDVEAVVLGDDGVFANADPGLLLVDCSTIRPDTARTVAEAGRERDVRVLDAPVSGGDQGAIDGTLAIMVGGDQVDFAAAGEVFDAVGKTIVHVGPHGAGQTVKAANQLIAAGTLGLVAEALVFLEAHGVDTEAAVRVLSGGLAGSAVLDRKAPAMLARDFRPGFRLELHHKDLGIVQAAAREAGVALPLGTAVAQLVGSLVAQGKGDLDHTALLDIVEHLSGRALD
- a CDS encoding TIM barrel protein codes for the protein MTGHRLPFDVNCSILFTELPLLERPAAAKTAGFDAVEFWWPFAEPVPAERDVDAFVTAIGDAGVRLVGLNFFAGDMPAGDRGVLSWPGREAEFRANADVVAGIGQVTGCRAFNALYGNRIAGEDTARQDDLAAESLAYAARAVGEHGGVVLVEPVSGVAAYPLKTADDAVAVIDRVTADGGAGEVRLLADLYHLSVNGVDLDDAIARHAHRVGHVQVADAPGRHQPGTGALDVDGRLALLERSGYTGWVGLEYVPAGPTADSFDWLPRDRRAAGD
- a CDS encoding zinc metalloprotease, producing the protein MRRRVFHVLAGASALVLSALVPAAGGSTGAAAATGDDARACAPASAARVAHGAEVREPDDVSAAKQAAMERDFSAKLAKKGGASVTAATVTVDVYVHVIYSGTKGNLTKSRINSQVKVLNDAYAGSTGGAATQFAFRLAGTDRTKSKAWFGLDYDSAEEAAMKRKLRRGGAAALNLYTANLGDGLLGWATFPAWYAGNPKDDGVVVHYESLPGGALTNYDKGDTGTHEVGHWLGLYHTFENGCASPGDAVSDTAAEGEPAFECPTGRDTCPATGADPIHNFMDYTYDACMYEFTPGQSTRMTNQWAAYRA
- a CDS encoding zinc metalloprotease → MRRRTFPLLAAAAVIACSALLPAGQRDGGDAAASVSRSADGSSAHCAPSGTARVPIGAKVREPRLLTEARQAAMELDFQRRQRDMRHQGVQVRAAAIKVDVYVHVVHDGGTGNVGKAQITEQIKVLNDSYSGKTGGDATSVSFSLAGTDRTDNSTWATAKPNSSAERSMKKKLRRGGASDLNLYIAEPAGGLLGWATMPSWYEKHKKSDGVVVLYSTLPGGSTADYDEGDTATHEIGHWLGLYHTFEGGCTGEGDHVADTPAEATAAYECPTSRDSCATAPGNDSVHNFMNYVYDQCMNEFTAGQADRIGKQWQAYRAS
- a CDS encoding zinc metalloprotease, with the protein product MQRTSVYALAGASALVLAGLLPAGAQASSEVTTSAACADVSSGARVAHGSHAHEPNQVSKAERNAMERDFTKRLAARGTTVTAAAATVDVYVHVVTDGAEGDLSDAAIADQIDVLNGAYGATDFSFQLAGTDRTDNAEWYTVQPDTKAETDMKSALRKGDKGDLNLYTANLGGGLLGWATFPEWYEGDPQDDGVVVLNTSLPGQGAENYDEGDTATHEVGHWLGLYHTFQDGCSGGDEVDDTAAEAEPAYECPTGRDTCPAEGADPIHNFMDYTYDSCMTEFTAGQATRMADQWAAYRG
- a CDS encoding DUF3039 domain-containing protein translates to METSGQTTVIPEGDTDAKLSHGDGDHERFAHYVRKDRIVESSVTGTPLVALCGKVWVPSRDPSRFPVCPECKEIWESLPKGGGDDES
- a CDS encoding YqgE/AlgH family protein; protein product: MSRVLRSDCFWQHHGPVDLTGSLLVATPLLSDPNFGRTVVLVVENEPSGTLGVVLNRPTQVPVSDVLEPWGELTSGPQVMFQGGPVALDSALAVGGVSAPANDEEEPLGWRRISTDRSRGLGLVDLDAPPEVLAAELSSLRIFAGYAGWSAGQLEGEIDEGSWYVVEASPGDPFTGEPARLWRDVLRRQPGDLALLATFPEDPTQN